Proteins from a genomic interval of Panthera tigris isolate Pti1 chromosome A2, P.tigris_Pti1_mat1.1, whole genome shotgun sequence:
- the RAMP3 gene encoding receptor activity-modifying protein 3, which translates to METRERWRPRFLLPLLLQLLCGGCPRVGGCNETRMLEKLPQCGQAFADMMHTVDVWKWCHLSEFIVYYQSFTNCTEVETNVVGCYWPNPLAQGFITGIHRQFFSNCTVDRAHWEDPPDEVLIPLIVVPVLLTVAMAGLVVWRSKRAGQLL; encoded by the exons ATGGAGACGCGAGAGCGGTGGCGCCCGCGGTTTCTGCTGCCGCTGCTTCTGCAGCTGCTGTGCG GTGGGTGTCCCCGAGTGGGGGGCTGCAACGAGACGCGTATGCTGGAGAAGCTACCCCAGTGCGGGCAGGCTTTCGCCGACATGATGCACACGGTGGACGTCTGGAAGTGGTGCCACCTGTCCGAGTTCATCGT GTACTACCAGAGCTTTACCAACTGCACCGAGGTGGAGACCAACGTGGTGGGCTGCTACTGGCCCAACCCCCTGGCGCAAGGCTTCATCACCGGCATCCACAGGCAGTTCTTCTCCAACTGCACGGTGGACAGGGCACACTGGGAGGACCCTCCAGATGAGGTCCTCATCCCGCTCATCGTCGTGCCTGTCCTGCTGACCGTGGCCATGGCCGGCCTGGTGGTGTGGCGCAGCAAACGCGCCGGCCAGCTGCTGTGA